A window of Pirellula sp. SH-Sr6A contains these coding sequences:
- a CDS encoding tetratricopeptide repeat protein, with the protein MKQNGNPGRDSMGSWKSDLAGIRWPQLTACALIASLLVLGIYVLLNPLEDDPELMERLLREQRDAGKASATANNGNAQVMNGADSLGSLEPTLTFPGPDGRLGAAELQAYLGEVAETLTTEMASDSAALHIAAMIYAELRQTQTAEGLWRQCLEQSAVEMGPVVGLAGLLVDQGKTEEAIEILERARTSEKSTAEYFQKLSDAYTKVGSLESAEEVAKLGVRKFPNVAALWYELGVIESQLRKNGQAESSLRRAMDLGDRSRGTVNALVTILNRVGKTEEAQELSKSVQPIAGEKPESSDAQASSDRQGSDATFSESYAEVLRNLAVPLLRNASSVAAANKKLEHAEKWLIQALAEEPTNGEIYMDLSSILRTDRKWGDAVILHQKLLDIQPTNILNYMNLASVATQAQRPELAEQVLADATKRFPDVAYLYGERAKLALVRGNATLFEQLATKAYDLEPMNVEWTLMLAVAARQNGNSEEMKKLIQRAHDLAPGDPRVPDPNTNGAP; encoded by the coding sequence TTAACCGCTTGCGCACTCATCGCGTCTTTGTTGGTGCTGGGGATATACGTTCTCCTCAATCCGCTGGAAGACGATCCGGAACTCATGGAGAGGCTTCTGCGAGAGCAGCGAGACGCGGGCAAAGCCAGCGCGACGGCAAATAACGGAAACGCCCAGGTGATGAACGGTGCAGACTCGCTGGGGAGCTTGGAACCAACCCTGACTTTCCCGGGACCAGATGGGAGGCTGGGGGCGGCAGAGCTCCAGGCGTATCTCGGAGAGGTGGCGGAAACGTTGACGACCGAAATGGCGAGCGACTCGGCAGCGCTCCATATCGCGGCGATGATTTATGCAGAGCTTCGACAAACGCAAACCGCCGAAGGATTATGGCGTCAATGTTTGGAACAGTCTGCGGTGGAGATGGGGCCGGTAGTGGGTCTGGCGGGTTTGTTGGTCGATCAAGGAAAAACGGAGGAAGCGATCGAGATTCTGGAGCGGGCACGCACCAGTGAAAAGTCGACTGCGGAGTATTTCCAAAAACTATCCGATGCCTACACGAAGGTCGGGAGTCTTGAGTCGGCAGAGGAGGTTGCCAAGCTGGGAGTTCGCAAATTTCCAAACGTTGCCGCCTTGTGGTACGAGTTGGGGGTGATCGAGAGCCAATTGCGAAAGAACGGGCAGGCGGAGAGTTCGCTTCGTCGCGCCATGGACCTGGGGGATCGGTCGCGTGGAACCGTCAACGCGCTGGTGACAATCCTCAATCGCGTTGGTAAGACCGAAGAAGCTCAGGAACTGTCGAAAAGCGTCCAGCCGATAGCTGGGGAAAAGCCCGAGTCGAGCGATGCGCAGGCAAGTTCGGACAGACAGGGGAGCGATGCCACTTTCTCTGAGTCGTATGCCGAGGTTCTCCGAAACTTGGCCGTTCCACTATTGAGAAATGCGTCGTCGGTCGCCGCAGCCAACAAAAAACTGGAGCACGCCGAGAAATGGCTTATACAAGCCTTGGCCGAAGAGCCCACCAACGGAGAGATCTATATGGATCTGTCCTCCATTTTGCGAACCGATCGGAAGTGGGGGGACGCGGTCATCCTGCATCAAAAGTTGCTCGACATTCAGCCGACCAACATTCTCAACTACATGAATTTGGCGAGCGTTGCGACCCAAGCTCAAAGGCCAGAATTGGCGGAGCAAGTGCTTGCGGATGCGACGAAGCGATTCCCCGACGTTGCCTATTTGTACGGAGAGAGAGCCAAGTTGGCATTGGTGAGGGGCAATGCAACGCTGTTTGAGCAACTCGCAACGAAGGCTTATGACTTGGAGCCGATGAATGTGGAGTGGACGTTGATGCTGGCCGTTGCAGCACGACAAAACGGCAATTCCGAAGAGATGAAGAAACTGATTCAGCGAGCCCATGATTTAGCACCTGGAGATCCACGTGTTCCGGATCCCAACACCAACGGTGCACCCTGA